In Pengzhenrongella sicca, a single genomic region encodes these proteins:
- a CDS encoding UDP-N-acetylmuramoyl-tripeptide--D-alanyl-D-alanine ligase, which yields MIALTAADVAAATGGRLHPAALDSALVVHGPVVVDSRLAQVGSLFVALPGETSDGHDHAAAAVAAGAALILAARPVPGPDGVDLPSVVVDDVERALGALAAAVLLRLRTDAEPGPGPLTVVGVTGSVGKTTTKDLLAQLLAPSGATVWPVASFNNEIGLPLTVLRADADTRFLVLEMGASGLGQLTYLTGIAPPDIAVVLAVGSAHIGEFGGVEAIARAKAEIVAGLATGGTAVLNADDARVAAMAAGAPGDVLTFGGSVGAGVRASDITVDRAGRAAFTLTVGDDAAPVTLRLVGEHHVSNALAAAAVATLLGLSVAEIATRLSIADALSPHRMHVVDRADGVTVIDDSYNANPDSMRAALKALATVAGRDRRSVAVLGEMLELGPQARSEHEAIGLMIVRLNVALTVVVGPGAHAIADGAMREGSWGDEVAVADDVDVAGDYLEAELRPGDVVLVKSSYGAGLWRLGDRLLDAAATQEPVG from the coding sequence GTGATCGCCCTGACCGCGGCGGACGTCGCGGCCGCGACGGGAGGCCGCCTGCACCCGGCCGCGCTCGACTCCGCCCTCGTGGTGCACGGCCCGGTGGTCGTGGACTCGCGGCTCGCCCAGGTCGGGTCGCTGTTCGTGGCGCTGCCGGGGGAGACCTCGGACGGCCACGACCACGCCGCCGCCGCCGTCGCAGCCGGCGCGGCGCTGATCCTCGCGGCGCGCCCCGTGCCCGGACCGGATGGCGTCGACCTGCCGAGCGTCGTCGTCGACGACGTCGAGCGCGCCCTCGGCGCCCTCGCCGCCGCGGTGCTGCTGCGGCTGCGCACCGACGCCGAGCCGGGCCCGGGCCCGCTGACCGTCGTCGGCGTGACCGGATCGGTCGGCAAGACCACCACGAAGGACCTGCTCGCGCAGCTGCTCGCCCCGTCCGGCGCGACGGTGTGGCCGGTCGCCTCGTTCAACAATGAGATCGGGCTGCCCCTGACGGTGCTGCGCGCCGACGCCGACACGCGCTTCCTCGTGCTCGAGATGGGCGCGAGCGGGCTGGGTCAGCTCACCTACCTCACGGGCATCGCCCCGCCCGACATCGCCGTCGTCCTCGCGGTCGGCAGCGCCCACATCGGGGAGTTCGGCGGCGTCGAGGCGATCGCGCGCGCGAAGGCGGAGATCGTCGCGGGCCTCGCGACCGGCGGCACGGCCGTGCTCAACGCGGACGACGCGCGCGTGGCCGCCATGGCGGCGGGCGCCCCGGGCGACGTGCTCACGTTCGGCGGCTCCGTCGGCGCGGGCGTGCGCGCGAGCGACATCACGGTCGACCGGGCCGGCCGCGCGGCGTTCACGCTCACCGTCGGCGACGACGCGGCGCCCGTCACGCTGCGCCTCGTCGGCGAGCACCACGTCTCGAACGCCCTCGCGGCCGCGGCGGTCGCGACGCTCCTCGGGCTGTCGGTCGCCGAGATCGCGACGCGGCTGTCCATCGCCGACGCGCTGAGCCCGCACCGCATGCACGTGGTGGACCGGGCCGACGGCGTGACCGTCATCGACGACTCCTACAACGCGAACCCCGACTCGATGCGGGCCGCGCTCAAGGCGCTCGCGACCGTCGCCGGCCGGGACCGGCGCTCGGTCGCGGTGCTCGGCGAGATGCTCGAGCTGGGGCCGCAGGCGCGCTCCGAGCACGAGGCGATCGGGCTGATGATCGTGCGGTTGAACGTCGCGCTGACCGTCGTGGTCGGCCCCGGCGCCCACGCGATCGCCGACGGCGCGATGCGCGAGGGGTCGTGGGGTGACGAGGTCGCGGTCGCCGACGACGTCGACGTCGCGGGCGACTACCTCGAGGCCGAGCTGCGCCCGGGCGACGTGGTGCTGGTCAAGTCGTCCTACGGCGCCGGTCTGTGGCGCCTCGGGGACCGGCTGCTCGACGCCGCCGCGACGCAGGAGCCCGTCGGATGA
- the murD gene encoding UDP-N-acetylmuramoyl-L-alanine--D-glutamate ligase produces MGRGLVLEGARVVVAGLGLSGRAAVAALAERGARLTTVDARAAAADAADSAEFVAAGGLDATDLVVASPGWAPADALLVGALARGIPVWSEVELAWRLRVPRAGGAGPAPWLAVTGTNGKTTTVGMLESILAAAGERALAVGNVGTPVVQAATDPALDVLAVELSSFQLHFTHTMSAQAAAVLNLAPDHLDWHGSYEAYTADKARVYERAEVACVYNVGDPQTERLVRDADVTDGALAVGFTLGAPRVGQLGLVEDVLVDRAFDLRRHTHGVELADLTDLTHVSDSATAADVPPHVVANALAAAGLALAHGVPPEAVRAGLRAYTPGSHRIQTVATRDGVAYVDDSKATNAHAAAASLAAYREGSVVWVAGGLAKGATFDELVLARRDRLHAVVLVGVDQEPLRVALSRHAPEVPVVAVDPRDTGAVMTRAVELARRLARPGDTVLLAPACASMDQFTSYAERGNDFAAAARGLGPRAGTTT; encoded by the coding sequence ATGGGTCGTGGGTTAGTGCTTGAGGGCGCCCGTGTCGTCGTCGCGGGACTGGGCCTGTCGGGCCGGGCCGCCGTCGCCGCGCTGGCCGAGCGCGGGGCGCGGCTGACGACTGTCGACGCGCGGGCCGCCGCGGCCGACGCGGCCGACTCCGCCGAGTTCGTCGCCGCCGGCGGCCTGGACGCGACCGACCTCGTCGTCGCCTCGCCGGGTTGGGCGCCCGCCGACGCGCTCCTGGTCGGCGCGCTCGCGCGTGGGATCCCCGTGTGGAGCGAGGTCGAGCTCGCCTGGCGGCTGCGCGTGCCGCGCGCCGGCGGGGCCGGCCCGGCGCCCTGGCTCGCGGTGACCGGCACCAACGGCAAGACGACCACGGTCGGGATGCTCGAGTCGATCCTCGCGGCGGCCGGGGAGCGCGCGCTCGCCGTCGGCAACGTCGGGACGCCGGTCGTGCAGGCGGCGACGGACCCCGCCCTCGACGTCCTCGCGGTCGAGCTGTCGAGCTTTCAGCTGCACTTCACGCACACGATGTCGGCGCAGGCCGCGGCCGTGCTCAACCTCGCCCCCGACCACCTCGACTGGCACGGCTCGTACGAGGCGTACACGGCCGACAAGGCGCGCGTCTACGAGCGGGCCGAGGTCGCCTGCGTGTACAACGTGGGCGACCCCCAGACGGAGCGGCTCGTGCGGGACGCCGACGTGACCGACGGTGCCCTCGCGGTCGGGTTCACCCTCGGCGCGCCGCGCGTCGGGCAGCTCGGCCTCGTCGAGGACGTGCTCGTGGACCGCGCGTTCGACCTGCGGCGCCACACCCATGGCGTCGAGCTCGCCGACCTCACCGACCTGACCCACGTGAGCGACTCGGCCACGGCGGCCGACGTGCCGCCGCACGTGGTCGCGAACGCGCTCGCCGCCGCGGGGCTCGCGCTCGCGCACGGGGTCCCGCCCGAGGCCGTGCGGGCCGGCCTGCGCGCCTACACGCCCGGCTCGCACCGGATCCAGACGGTCGCCACCCGCGACGGCGTGGCGTACGTCGACGACTCGAAGGCCACCAACGCGCACGCCGCGGCGGCCTCGCTGGCTGCCTACCGCGAGGGATCCGTCGTCTGGGTCGCGGGCGGCCTCGCGAAGGGCGCGACGTTCGACGAGCTCGTGCTGGCGCGCCGCGACCGCCTGCACGCCGTCGTGCTCGTCGGCGTCGATCAAGAGCCGCTGCGGGTGGCCCTTTCCCGACACGCACCCGAGGTTCCCGTCGTGGCGGTGGATCCCCGCGACACTGGGGCGGTGATGACCCGCGCCGTCGAGCTCGCCCGCCGCCTGGCCCGGCCGGGCGACACCGTGCTGCTCGCGCCCGCCTGCGCCTCGATGGACCAGTTCACCTCCTACGCCGAGCGCGGCAACGACTTCGCGGCGGCGGCGCGCGGGCTCGGGCCGCGGGCGGGGACCACGACGTGA
- the mraY gene encoding phospho-N-acetylmuramoyl-pentapeptide-transferase, whose protein sequence is MRAVLISGGLSMLLALLGTPLFIRYLVRKQYGQFIRQDGPTAHFTKRGTPTMGGVVIILATLLGWAGGLVLTRSVPSTSAVLVLVLMAGLGFVGLLDDFIKITRQRSLGLSARWKFLGQGIVGVGFAVAALQFPNENFRTPASMRISFIRDTGLDLAFAGATIGLILFVLWANFLITAWSNAVNLTDGLDGLATGVSLVVFGAYVIVCVWQSNQTCQSILTAGPRCYETRDPLDLAVVAAAITGACFGFLWWNASPAKIFMGDTGSLALGGAFAGLSILSRTEILGAILGGLFVVIVMSDVIQIGFFKLTGKRVFKMAPLHHHFELSGWGEVTIVIRFWLIAGLFVAAGIGVFYAEWVVG, encoded by the coding sequence ATGAGGGCGGTACTCATCTCCGGCGGCCTCTCGATGCTGCTGGCCCTGCTCGGCACGCCCTTGTTCATCCGCTACCTCGTGCGCAAGCAGTACGGGCAGTTCATCCGCCAGGACGGGCCGACAGCGCACTTCACCAAGCGCGGGACGCCCACCATGGGCGGGGTCGTCATCATCCTCGCGACGCTGCTCGGGTGGGCCGGCGGGCTCGTCCTGACGCGGAGCGTGCCCAGCACTTCGGCCGTCCTCGTCCTCGTGCTCATGGCCGGGCTCGGCTTCGTCGGGCTCCTCGACGACTTCATCAAGATCACGCGACAGCGCAGCCTCGGGCTGAGCGCGCGGTGGAAGTTCCTCGGGCAGGGCATCGTCGGGGTCGGCTTCGCCGTCGCGGCGCTGCAGTTCCCGAACGAGAACTTCCGCACGCCGGCGTCCATGCGCATCTCGTTCATCCGGGACACGGGGCTGGACCTGGCGTTCGCCGGCGCCACGATCGGGCTCATCCTGTTCGTGCTCTGGGCCAACTTCCTCATCACCGCCTGGTCGAACGCGGTGAACCTGACCGACGGCCTCGACGGCCTCGCGACGGGCGTCTCGCTCGTCGTGTTCGGCGCGTACGTGATCGTGTGCGTGTGGCAGTCCAACCAGACCTGCCAGTCCATCCTCACGGCCGGGCCGCGCTGCTACGAGACCCGCGACCCGCTCGACCTCGCGGTGGTCGCCGCGGCGATCACCGGCGCCTGCTTCGGGTTCCTGTGGTGGAACGCGAGCCCGGCGAAGATCTTCATGGGGGACACCGGCTCCCTCGCGCTCGGCGGCGCGTTCGCCGGGCTGTCGATCCTCTCCCGGACCGAGATCCTCGGCGCGATCCTGGGCGGCCTCTTCGTCGTCATCGTGATGAGCGACGTCATCCAGATCGGGTTCTTCAAGCTCACCGGCAAACGGGTCTTCAAGATGGCACCGCTGCATCACCACTTCGAGCTCTCGGGGTGGGGCGAGGTGACCATCGTCATCAGGTTCTGGCTGATCGCGGGGCTGTTCGTCGCGGCCGGCATCGGCGTGTTCTACGCCGAATGGGTCGTGGGTTAG